The following proteins are encoded in a genomic region of Aquifex aeolicus VF5:
- a CDS encoding peptidoglycan D,D-transpeptidase FtsI family protein: MEYLRVYQKRERVFKRRVILFVILSFLAVLLLLGRILYINLFKEDALKGAVKDAEVVQIQTYRGSIKTSDGKILALSYPVAYVYASKFYRFRDTVKREKFIKELSKLLGVRESVLRKRIKENESKTFFELITFPVHLKDEVRKLIKSIDYDEESKEFTKPYLSSFVGVDERYKRYYPHGNFASNLLGFVTEKGYAAEGIERLFDEYLRGGEEPIKYLVYKNKGITVVESLGTQIYTPKDLTLSIDFRVQALLEEVKKRIVKKWRPKKVVLIVMETSTGKVRGYTTYPDYDPNKYERYPYWRIRNFGVTDRFEVGSVFKPFLVAFALDRRKIRKDTLININYGKIKVHKKYVRDVTPYLWKKEYITPRELLVHSSNVGAIRVGLMLKPEEYYELFKTFKLLRSPGVLEGEVKPSISDLKYKVNRAYASIGQGVAFNPLHLITSFNALVNGKYVKPSFVEEEKTEAEKIQIKPSTVKWIRDVLIEVVEKGTGKRAKSEYYFAGGKTGTAQKYDSALKTYSKEKLVTYFLGFFPSEPKFTVLILVDEPKGKNLYGGTVAAPYFKEIIEKIGVIYGVKRDRT; the protein is encoded by the coding sequence ATGGAATACCTTCGGGTTTATCAGAAGAGGGAGAGGGTTTTCAAAAGAAGGGTCATACTCTTCGTGATTTTAAGTTTTTTAGCGGTATTACTCCTTTTAGGAAGGATTTTATATATAAACCTTTTTAAGGAAGATGCACTGAAAGGAGCCGTAAAAGACGCAGAAGTAGTTCAGATCCAGACCTACCGCGGGAGCATAAAAACCTCTGACGGAAAGATCCTTGCACTCAGTTATCCCGTCGCTTACGTCTACGCCAGCAAGTTCTATCGCTTTCGGGATACGGTAAAGAGGGAGAAATTCATTAAGGAATTATCAAAATTACTGGGTGTTAGAGAAAGTGTTTTAAGAAAAAGGATAAAGGAAAACGAGAGTAAGACCTTTTTTGAGTTAATAACCTTTCCCGTTCATTTGAAAGACGAAGTCAGAAAGCTCATAAAGAGTATAGATTACGACGAAGAGAGTAAAGAGTTCACAAAACCTTACCTCAGTTCCTTTGTGGGAGTGGATGAGCGTTATAAGAGGTACTATCCACACGGGAATTTTGCCTCAAACCTCCTGGGCTTTGTAACGGAAAAGGGCTACGCCGCGGAGGGTATAGAGAGGCTGTTTGACGAGTACCTGAGGGGAGGAGAAGAACCGATAAAGTATTTAGTCTATAAGAATAAAGGAATAACGGTTGTGGAGTCTTTAGGAACGCAGATATACACACCGAAGGACTTAACCCTCTCCATAGACTTCAGAGTTCAAGCACTTCTGGAAGAGGTTAAGAAAAGAATCGTAAAGAAGTGGAGACCTAAAAAAGTAGTCCTCATAGTTATGGAAACTTCTACGGGAAAGGTTAGAGGCTACACGACCTATCCCGACTACGATCCAAATAAATACGAACGCTACCCTTACTGGAGGATAAGGAATTTCGGAGTGACGGACAGGTTTGAAGTGGGTTCCGTATTCAAGCCCTTTTTAGTAGCGTTCGCTCTGGATAGGAGAAAGATAAGGAAAGACACTCTTATAAACATAAACTACGGGAAGATAAAGGTTCATAAGAAGTACGTGAGGGACGTTACACCTTACTTGTGGAAAAAAGAGTACATAACTCCTAGGGAACTCTTAGTCCACTCCTCTAACGTGGGAGCTATAAGAGTTGGTCTTATGCTAAAGCCGGAAGAGTATTACGAACTATTTAAAACCTTTAAACTTTTACGTTCTCCCGGAGTTTTAGAAGGGGAAGTTAAACCCTCTATTTCTGATCTGAAGTATAAAGTAAACAGGGCTTACGCTTCGATAGGACAGGGTGTGGCTTTTAACCCCCTTCATTTGATAACTTCCTTCAACGCTCTCGTAAACGGAAAGTACGTAAAGCCTTCCTTCGTGGAAGAAGAGAAAACGGAAGCAGAAAAAATTCAAATAAAACCCTCAACCGTAAAGTGGATCAGGGACGTGCTCATAGAAGTCGTTGAGAAGGGAACAGGAAAAAGGGCTAAGAGCGAGTATTACTTTGCGGGAGGAAAGACTGGAACAGCTCAGAAGTACGATTCAGCTCTTAAGACGTACTCTAAGGAAAAGCTCGTAACTTACTTCCTCGGATTCTTTCCTTCAGAGCCGAAGTTTACGGTTCTCATCCTAGTTGACGAGCCCAAGGGAAAAAACCTTTACGGCGGTACTGTAGCTGCTCCATATTTCAAAGAGATTATAGAAAAAATCGGAGTTATTTACGGAGTGAAGCGGGATAGAACGTAG
- the bioD gene encoding dethiobiotin synthase, which translates to MRLLITGTDTGVGKTFITYNLAKELKERGYKVGCLKPVETYVREVPEDGSLLSKATGQSVNEIVPVRFSLPLAPYAATLEEGRDFALEELGKHYEELSKKYKFLLVEGAGGIAVPIKKNYTYANLARDWKLKVLIVGRAGLGTINHTFLTWYYAKATGLEVIGIILNGFTGEDVSERTNPQIIEEMTGIKPYKVPRIQDVELPKDIRTGLADYVLSRFTP; encoded by the coding sequence ATGAGACTCCTTATCACCGGAACGGACACGGGAGTAGGAAAGACCTTTATAACTTACAACCTTGCAAAGGAGTTAAAGGAAAGAGGTTACAAAGTCGGGTGTCTCAAGCCGGTAGAGACTTACGTAAGGGAAGTTCCGGAAGACGGCTCACTCCTTTCAAAGGCAACGGGACAGAGTGTTAACGAGATTGTTCCCGTTCGCTTTTCCCTTCCCTTAGCTCCCTATGCGGCTACCCTCGAGGAAGGCAGGGACTTTGCATTGGAAGAATTAGGAAAGCATTACGAAGAACTCTCCAAAAAGTACAAATTTCTCCTCGTTGAAGGAGCGGGCGGTATAGCGGTTCCGATAAAGAAAAATTACACTTACGCAAATCTTGCAAGGGACTGGAAACTGAAAGTTCTAATTGTCGGTAGAGCAGGACTCGGAACGATAAATCACACCTTCCTGACGTGGTACTATGCAAAAGCCACAGGGCTTGAGGTCATCGGAATAATCCTGAACGGCTTTACGGGTGAGGACGTCTCGGAGAGAACAAACCCTCAAATAATAGAAGAAATGACGGGGATAAAACCTTACAAAGTTCCCAGAATTCAAGATGTTGAACTACCAAAAGATATCAGAACTGGACTCGCCGACTACGTTCTATCCCGCTTCACTCCGTAA
- the thiE gene encoding thiamine phosphate synthase — translation MNLTIYLITDDKYFKDRDLFNTIEQALQGGVTAVQYRFENKTTRQMYEELVKLRELTRKYNADLVVNDRVDLALAVEADGVHIGKDDLPPEVVRKIVGDKMYIGYTANSLEEVKRAQELPVDYIGFGSIYHTSTKENYKLVGVEALKEAVKISQKPIVCIGGIMPYRVPEVVRAGCRNIAVSSGILGFADVKKAAESIKRAYQETLRMLMLMGKV, via the coding sequence ATGAACTTAACCATATACCTGATTACTGACGACAAGTACTTCAAGGACAGAGACCTTTTCAATACTATAGAGCAAGCACTTCAGGGCGGTGTTACCGCAGTTCAGTACAGGTTTGAAAACAAAACCACGAGACAGATGTACGAGGAACTCGTAAAACTCAGAGAGCTCACCAGAAAGTACAACGCGGACCTCGTGGTAAACGACAGGGTAGACTTGGCACTCGCGGTAGAGGCGGACGGCGTCCACATAGGGAAAGACGACCTTCCCCCCGAAGTGGTAAGGAAAATAGTGGGAGATAAGATGTACATAGGATACACCGCAAACAGTCTTGAAGAGGTCAAGAGGGCGCAGGAACTTCCCGTAGACTACATAGGTTTTGGTTCCATATACCACACGTCTACGAAGGAAAACTACAAACTCGTGGGTGTAGAAGCCCTGAAGGAAGCCGTGAAGATCTCCCAGAAACCCATAGTTTGCATAGGCGGAATAATGCCGTACAGAGTTCCTGAAGTGGTAAGAGCAGGGTGCAGAAATATAGCGGTTTCCTCAGGAATTCTCGGGTTTGCGGACGTCAAAAAGGCAGCAGAATCCATAAAGAGGGCTTACCAGGAAACCCTGAGAATGCTGATGCTGATGGGTAAGGTATGA
- the recN gene encoding DNA repair protein RecN — MLGRLYIQNFFFIRDVEVEFERGLNVITGETGTGKSMTISAIEFLMGKQGDYPEGTAVELELLGEEEIILRREVKKGRSRYYVNGKGASKSTVLELLEGKISLQGQNEFINLFREDFQRKLLDTFANLNDKVKELEKVYNSLRKKEQELFEFLRKKEELIQKKDYLEFRVREVEEIGISSEEYEELKNKANLINNLEKVKKAVGESLYKLLEGENSVYEILGEIRKNLAKVESYSGKFSELIEKIANLEEEVYELYNSLKEEMPEISEEEVNEINEKLFRIQRLEEKYKKSFPEILKEVEEIKEELSNLNSVDFKEEELREEVEKLREEYDKLAEEVSRDRRKKAEDLEERIEEILKELNLERAKLKVEIKESEPTKYGKDKIEFLFSSYGKDFKPLEEVASGGELSRLFLALSLILPASETYVFDEVDAGISGETSFKVAKFLKELSKKMQVIVITHSAPLCAAGDKNFKTEKKFLGDIPYIVVRELSEEEKVEEVARLMGMKSEKTLEGAKELVEAFK, encoded by the coding sequence ATGCTCGGAAGGCTCTACATCCAGAACTTCTTCTTTATCAGAGACGTGGAAGTGGAGTTTGAAAGGGGGCTCAATGTCATAACAGGAGAAACGGGAACAGGAAAGTCCATGACCATATCCGCAATAGAGTTCCTCATGGGAAAACAAGGCGATTACCCCGAGGGAACTGCGGTAGAGCTTGAACTTCTCGGTGAAGAAGAAATAATCCTAAGAAGAGAGGTAAAGAAGGGAAGGAGCAGGTACTACGTCAACGGAAAGGGAGCTTCAAAGAGCACGGTTCTGGAACTCTTAGAAGGAAAGATTTCCCTTCAGGGACAGAACGAGTTTATAAACCTATTCAGGGAAGACTTCCAGAGGAAACTCCTTGACACCTTTGCAAACTTGAACGATAAAGTAAAAGAACTTGAAAAAGTTTACAACTCACTGAGGAAAAAGGAACAGGAACTCTTCGAGTTTTTGAGGAAAAAAGAGGAATTAATCCAGAAAAAGGACTACCTTGAGTTCAGAGTAAGGGAGGTTGAAGAGATAGGAATAAGCTCTGAAGAGTACGAAGAGCTGAAGAATAAAGCGAATTTAATAAACAACCTCGAAAAAGTCAAAAAGGCGGTAGGAGAAAGTCTATATAAACTCCTCGAGGGTGAAAACTCCGTTTACGAAATTCTCGGAGAAATCAGGAAAAATCTCGCAAAGGTAGAAAGTTATTCAGGTAAATTTTCGGAATTGATAGAAAAAATAGCAAACCTTGAAGAGGAAGTTTACGAACTCTACAACTCCCTGAAGGAGGAAATGCCTGAAATCTCTGAGGAAGAAGTAAACGAAATTAACGAAAAACTCTTCAGAATCCAGAGACTTGAAGAGAAGTACAAAAAATCATTTCCAGAAATCTTAAAAGAAGTTGAGGAAATCAAAGAAGAATTATCAAACTTGAATTCTGTGGATTTCAAGGAGGAGGAGTTAAGGGAAGAAGTAGAAAAGTTAAGGGAGGAGTATGACAAGCTCGCGGAAGAAGTTTCAAGAGATAGAAGGAAAAAAGCGGAGGACCTTGAGGAAAGGATTGAGGAAATACTGAAAGAATTAAACTTAGAGAGGGCAAAGCTCAAAGTGGAAATTAAAGAGAGTGAACCCACGAAGTACGGAAAGGACAAAATAGAGTTTTTGTTCTCCTCCTACGGAAAGGACTTTAAACCTCTTGAAGAGGTTGCCTCCGGCGGCGAACTTTCGCGTCTTTTCCTTGCACTTTCCTTAATCCTTCCCGCGAGCGAGACTTACGTTTTTGACGAGGTGGACGCCGGGATAAGCGGTGAGACTTCCTTTAAAGTAGCTAAATTCTTAAAGGAACTCTCTAAAAAGATGCAAGTGATAGTCATAACCCACTCCGCACCCCTTTGTGCAGCGGGAGACAAGAACTTCAAAACCGAAAAGAAGTTCCTCGGAGATATACCATACATAGTAGTGAGGGAACTCTCGGAAGAGGAAAAAGTAGAAGAGGTTGCGAGACTGATGGGTATGAAGAGTGAAAAGACTCTGGAAGGTGCTAAAGAACTCGTTGAAGCCTTTAAGTGA
- a CDS encoding GGDEF domain-containing protein, whose amino-acid sequence MRHNLLLKLLALWGVSLTILLVFALIFIRKSTLKPAKDRALTTAQLVRDALTTLMVSNAMDKREIFLEEIKKVQGLKEIRVIRGEAVVKQYGPGLYSERPKDPLEKEVLATGKVKEEILEDINRVLYRVIIPYKAEPSPILNCMQCHKVKPGEVLGAVSITMDLTPYRNFGFFIFFSLGAIALTVAFITFLIVYGNIKNVSTFIDELDKVFSAFEKGIFYERLSLETLKGEIKDFGKKINKVLDILDNAFKDIREKVYALLGYSIMETENELRDTEKVIDELVRISQFKRTIELDNSLEEVYKRLESVLSNYMSLDKFSIYEVTDDNRIKKVAVHGRELWCSEIILKDANECRAKRTGQDVDSEEFECVCPNFAYCANENSNKKYCYYCIPVNVGGKIGNVVQLVYERELKDFVKLLIPYIKGYLREATPVIESKKLMEKLKMQSYIDGLTGAFNRRFLEEIADKIVAQTLRRNSNLGILMIDVDFFKQVNDTYGHDAGDEVLRQIARVIKDNIRKADYLIRYGGEEFLVLLTDVKEGYAEKVAEKLRKIIEETPITLPNCQTIRKTVSIGISEFPKDCEGKFWKCVKFADVALYKAKEEGRNRVVRFKPEMWQEKEY is encoded by the coding sequence GTGAGACACAATTTATTGTTAAAACTCCTCGCTCTTTGGGGAGTATCCCTTACGATCCTACTCGTATTCGCCCTTATCTTTATAAGAAAGTCCACCTTGAAACCTGCAAAAGACAGGGCTTTAACCACGGCACAACTCGTGAGGGATGCCCTCACCACTCTTATGGTTTCAAACGCTATGGACAAAAGGGAAATTTTCTTAGAGGAAATTAAAAAGGTTCAAGGACTCAAAGAAATTCGCGTAATAAGGGGGGAGGCTGTAGTAAAGCAGTACGGTCCGGGACTTTACTCGGAAAGACCAAAAGATCCTCTGGAAAAGGAAGTTCTCGCCACGGGCAAGGTAAAGGAGGAAATTCTGGAGGATATTAACAGAGTTTTGTACAGGGTTATAATACCTTACAAGGCGGAGCCTTCACCCATTTTAAACTGTATGCAGTGCCACAAAGTAAAGCCCGGAGAGGTTCTCGGAGCTGTCTCCATTACGATGGATCTAACTCCTTACAGGAATTTCGGCTTTTTCATTTTCTTCAGTCTCGGTGCTATAGCCCTCACGGTGGCTTTCATTACTTTCCTTATCGTTTACGGAAACATCAAGAACGTCAGCACATTTATAGACGAACTGGACAAAGTCTTTTCGGCTTTTGAAAAGGGGATATTCTACGAAAGGCTCAGTTTGGAAACCTTAAAAGGTGAGATAAAAGATTTCGGAAAGAAGATTAATAAAGTACTGGACATACTTGACAACGCCTTTAAGGATATAAGGGAAAAGGTTTACGCACTCCTTGGATACTCAATCATGGAAACGGAAAACGAACTGAGGGACACCGAGAAAGTAATAGACGAGCTCGTGAGGATTTCTCAGTTCAAGAGAACGATAGAACTGGACAACTCCCTTGAAGAGGTTTACAAGAGGCTTGAGAGCGTTCTTTCTAACTACATGAGTCTAGATAAGTTCTCTATATACGAAGTGACCGACGACAACAGGATTAAAAAGGTTGCCGTACACGGAAGAGAACTCTGGTGTTCGGAAATCATACTGAAAGACGCAAACGAGTGCAGGGCAAAGAGAACGGGGCAGGACGTGGACTCAGAAGAGTTCGAGTGTGTATGTCCAAACTTTGCGTACTGCGCTAACGAAAACTCCAATAAAAAGTACTGTTACTACTGCATACCTGTTAACGTAGGAGGAAAAATAGGAAACGTGGTTCAATTGGTTTATGAAAGGGAATTGAAGGACTTCGTGAAGCTCCTCATTCCTTACATAAAAGGGTACTTAAGGGAAGCGACTCCCGTTATAGAGTCCAAGAAATTAATGGAAAAGCTCAAGATGCAGTCTTACATAGACGGGCTTACCGGGGCTTTTAACAGGCGCTTTCTGGAAGAAATAGCGGACAAAATAGTGGCTCAAACTCTGAGGAGAAACTCAAACCTCGGCATACTTATGATAGACGTTGATTTCTTTAAGCAGGTGAACGACACATACGGACACGACGCGGGTGATGAGGTCCTGAGACAAATAGCAAGGGTAATAAAGGATAACATCAGGAAGGCGGATTACTTGATAAGGTACGGAGGAGAAGAATTTTTGGTTCTCCTTACAGATGTAAAGGAAGGTTACGCTGAGAAGGTAGCAGAGAAGCTCAGGAAAATAATTGAAGAAACGCCGATAACACTTCCCAACTGTCAGACTATCAGGAAAACAGTAAGCATAGGGATATCCGAATTTCCAAAAGATTGCGAAGGAAAGTTCTGGAAGTGTGTTAAATTTGCAGACGTTGCCCTCTACAAGGCTAAGGAAGAGGGGAGGAACAGGGTGGTCCGCTTCAAGCCCGAAATGTGGCAGGAGAAGGAGTATTAA
- the rfaE1 gene encoding D-glycero-beta-D-manno-heptose-7-phosphate kinase, with product MLSEERVKELLKKLKDLKILVVGDVILDTYLYGNVERISPEAPVPVLEVEGEEFRLGGAGNVAKNLSSLGVETYLCGVVGKDEAGKRLRELIEGNSIRSFLIEDERPTTKKTRVVSRNQQLLRIDWEDRSYISGKALEKILDVIKNLQVDGIIVSDYAKGVITEEVIKTIREKGVFYSVDPRPKHRELYRKAYLMTPNEKELREMSKFEGSVEELGKKLKEELELETLIVTRGEKGMSLFTEKGVKHFPARARKVYDVTGAGDTVIASITAFKLAGATWEECCELGNVCGGIVVGEFGTATVTPEKLLKAVKLNS from the coding sequence ATGCTATCCGAAGAAAGGGTAAAGGAACTTCTTAAAAAACTCAAAGATTTAAAAATCCTCGTGGTGGGAGACGTAATCCTTGACACCTACCTTTACGGGAATGTGGAGAGGATTTCGCCCGAAGCTCCCGTTCCCGTTTTGGAAGTAGAAGGGGAAGAGTTCAGACTGGGAGGAGCCGGAAACGTAGCGAAAAACTTATCTTCTTTAGGCGTGGAGACTTACCTTTGCGGTGTAGTAGGAAAGGACGAAGCGGGGAAAAGATTAAGGGAATTAATAGAGGGAAATTCCATAAGGAGTTTTTTAATTGAGGACGAGAGACCAACGACCAAGAAAACTAGGGTGGTATCGAGAAACCAGCAACTTCTTAGAATTGATTGGGAAGACAGGAGCTACATTTCCGGAAAAGCCCTTGAGAAAATTCTGGACGTTATAAAGAACTTGCAGGTTGACGGGATAATCGTTTCAGACTACGCCAAGGGCGTTATCACGGAAGAGGTAATAAAGACTATCAGAGAGAAAGGCGTTTTTTACTCAGTGGACCCGAGACCAAAGCACAGGGAACTCTACAGAAAAGCATATCTTATGACACCCAACGAAAAGGAATTGAGAGAAATGTCAAAATTTGAAGGAAGTGTTGAAGAACTCGGTAAAAAATTAAAAGAGGAGCTGGAACTTGAAACGCTTATAGTTACCCGCGGGGAAAAAGGGATGAGTTTATTTACGGAGAAAGGAGTTAAGCACTTTCCAGCTAGGGCGAGAAAGGTTTACGATGTCACGGGAGCAGGGGACACGGTAATTGCAAGCATAACAGCCTTTAAACTCGCGGGGGCTACATGGGAGGAGTGTTGTGAACTCGGAAACGTGTGCGGCGGTATAGTGGTGGGTGAGTTTGGAACGGCAACCGTCACACCGGAAAAACTCCTGAAAGCCGTAAAACTAAATTCTTAA
- a CDS encoding biotin--[acetyl-CoA-carboxylase] ligase, protein MFKNLIWLKEVDSTQERLKEWNVSYGTALVADRQTKGRGRLGRKWLSQEGGLYFSFLLNPKEFENLLQLPLVLGLSVSEALEEITEIPFSLKWPNDVYFQEKKVSGVLCELSKDKLIVGIGINVNQREIPEEIKDRATTLYEITGKDWDRKEVLLKVLKRISENLKKFKEKSFKEFKGKIESKMLYLGEEVKLLGEGKITGKLVGLSEKGGALILTEEGIKEILSGEFSLRRS, encoded by the coding sequence ATGTTCAAAAACTTAATCTGGCTCAAAGAAGTAGACTCCACACAGGAAAGATTAAAGGAGTGGAACGTAAGCTACGGCACAGCTCTCGTTGCGGACAGACAGACGAAGGGAAGGGGAAGGCTCGGAAGGAAGTGGCTCTCTCAGGAAGGAGGACTTTACTTCAGTTTCCTTTTAAACCCTAAAGAATTTGAAAACCTCCTCCAGCTTCCCTTAGTCCTCGGACTTTCGGTTTCTGAAGCTTTAGAAGAAATTACGGAAATACCCTTTTCACTCAAGTGGCCAAACGACGTTTACTTTCAGGAAAAGAAAGTATCGGGTGTTCTGTGTGAACTTTCAAAGGATAAATTAATCGTCGGGATAGGTATAAACGTAAACCAGAGAGAAATTCCGGAGGAAATAAAAGACAGGGCTACCACCCTTTATGAGATTACTGGAAAAGATTGGGACAGAAAGGAAGTCCTCTTAAAAGTTTTGAAAAGAATAAGCGAAAACTTAAAAAAGTTCAAAGAAAAGAGCTTTAAGGAATTCAAAGGAAAAATTGAAAGTAAAATGCTCTACCTCGGAGAAGAAGTGAAGCTCCTCGGTGAGGGGAAGATTACGGGAAAGCTCGTAGGACTTTCCGAAAAGGGAGGAGCTTTAATACTTACGGAGGAAGGAATTAAGGAAATCCTATCGGGAGAGTTCAGCCTCAGAAGGTCTTGA
- the rimI gene encoding ribosomal protein S18-alanine N-acetyltransferase: protein MLKVREMEREDVERVYEINRESFTTDAWSRFSFEKDFENKFSRRFVLEEDGKVVGYVIFWVVKEEATIMTFAIAPGYRGKGYGEKLLREAISRLGDKVKRVVLDVRKSNLRAINLYKKLGFKVVTERKGYYSDGENALLMELKISRPSEAELSR, encoded by the coding sequence ATGTTAAAAGTCAGGGAAATGGAAAGGGAGGATGTGGAGAGGGTTTACGAGATAAACAGGGAGAGCTTTACAACGGACGCCTGGAGCAGGTTCTCCTTTGAAAAGGACTTTGAGAATAAGTTTTCCAGACGCTTCGTTTTGGAAGAGGACGGAAAAGTGGTGGGCTACGTAATTTTCTGGGTCGTAAAGGAAGAGGCAACGATAATGACCTTTGCAATCGCTCCGGGATACAGGGGAAAGGGCTACGGAGAGAAGCTACTGAGGGAAGCAATAAGCAGGCTAGGTGATAAGGTGAAAAGGGTGGTTTTGGACGTGAGAAAGTCAAACCTCAGAGCGATAAACCTTTACAAAAAACTCGGTTTTAAAGTTGTTACCGAGAGGAAGGGATACTATTCGGACGGTGAGAACGCCCTTCTGATGGAATTAAAAATCTCAAGACCTTCTGAGGCTGAACTCTCCCGATAG